The sequence taggtttgggtaggcaaattttagagCTTGTTGTTTGGTTTAATGTTTGAATATGGAATATTGgttgaatgtttttttttttttagtttatcacATTTGGATCATTTGTATCATttcgccggggaatgccctgaagtactttgtattgatttatccagggaatgccccgaggtatcttgtaTTTGGAAGATGTTCGTGGTAAAGGCTCGAGATGTTGGGTAAAACACGGGAGCGTAGTTAGAATTAGTTTAGGTTAGcgtagatttatattttttgcattttttttatatatcggACTATATAATTGAACTAGacattacattttggattgttttatttgttgtttgattgttttgcgtgcttttatgtggtttatacatttcatagtgtcaaattagccgatatgcttcaCCAACcgatcgtggttgaaccacgggatcgaggggtgcctaacaccttcccctcggtcaacagaattccttaaccgggatctctgttcgcggatcagttttaaaagagtcaaaaacagttttgaaaaaggattcccaaaggtgacttggcacacccaattatgccaagtggcgactctgagtttaaaagtaaataatcctttttgaaacaaatcttcattttgccAGTTTAAATAAaagccctttcgaacttaaaatccgaatcttttggagttaaaaaaagggtgtgacaaatattactatgagtttcggtttgAGTTCCgcatttaattattattgttatcatgaGTTTCGGTTGGAATCCGACATCTGATAATGGTTGTGGTTCCTCTGAGTTCCGGTTCCtctgagttccggttcgagtccggcatctgattatgagacctgttgtatattatatatgtggcCTATCGTTATTACTCACTTTATCTGGTTCGAATGCGGCATGtgtcctcttgttattatccattaCAATCGGTTCGAGTTCGGTATCTGGCCTCGCGTTACTACTCATTGGTGCCGGTTCAAGGCCAGTGTACATTTGGATGACTATCATGATTTATTGGGATCAACAACTATAGATTATTTACGTTTATCTTCTTTAATTGCTACTTGTGTGTCCCACCGACTTATGGGGGTACGATTGGGTTAATTGTtttcttcagtgtgcctagcgggcttatgggggcctagtTAGGTTATGTTGTATGCCTAACGGGCTTATGGGGgtccagttaggttatgtttgatttgtttgtaattactacattatttattttttgtattgctTACATTTATTCCACTATCTCTTTGGCGTAGCTTGGcagttgtttacctttctattCCTTTTTACTGTCGACTTAGATTACATCCTTGCATTGTAGTTATATCCTAGCATAAAATGATATAACTTGCATAGAATGATGTAACTTTCTTTAATTTGAACTTGTTTTCCAATGTGCATTGCACTGTCCAGTTCTTCGTTGTAGTTGTTTTTTCCACCAACACCCAACTGTGCATGATACACGTGGAATTTTGGGAAGGGTAAGAGGTACGCAAATTTTATTCATATCTTTACTGGGTAAATagattgttttcgatagatcctCAACTGAAAAAGTGAAGTTGTTCGAGGTGTCAGTTCTCAAAGTCTATCGCTTGACTCCGTCCCTTTGGTTTGCGAGTTTCTTAATGTGGTCCTGACTGACTTACCCGACCTTCCTCCAAGGTGTGTTATGCGCGCTCAGTATTCCTACCCGTTTGAGCCTTCAGGTATGGCCTTTACTTTCgcggacgaaagtccttttagtagtatatgttgtaatgacccttaaggtcattttcctgtattttcatataattctAGTACTATATAAATGTATcgttgattatttaatttaatttgacatttgatagaaatataatttaatacccttctagaatatttttcatattggcaaaattctttaagtgatgatatatttacaTCACTTTATAATAAGCTTTTATGATTTGTTAATATTTTAAGCGGATATagtaatttttaaaatgttaaaatactattattatataattgaggttttgttagaaataattttttattagttatgatatattcaaaatattataattattttaccacGAATTTATATAATACCTGATTATATACTCAACGTAGAGAAATTATTAAAACCACATACGTGGAAAATGATATGTGGACAGCAACATATTGCTTGGTGCCAGCCGCACATGTGTCCACTTTACTAAGtttcttcttttatatatatctatatatatagaaatGTATGCTGGGCAGTagtttcatttaaaaaaaataaatgaaggcaactttttcaaattttcacTGCCACTTTAGCTTTTTTTATTGAAAGATATGCGTATATAAATTTGGGTTCGAGCGGAATATTATTTGGAGGTTTCGCAAAAAGATATTTAACGTTTAGGTAGGTTAGGTTACCTatttttagattgagcttatttaccGAAAATATTAACTATTATGTTAGCTTTGGATAAATCCTTGTAGatgcatatttttttgatatatatgaACTGTCTTATTTATCCGGATTAAGACTCTGTTTAATAAATATTGGAATATTATCTTTTAGTATAATATAACACCTATTATTTTagaacatgaaattaaattgcagaatcttaaatttatttccttttaatTAAGATTAACAGATGATTATTTAAACATTGACATTGTTATGATATggtatgaattttaaatttttcaatgggtatggttactatgagttttggttcgagttCGGCAAATGATTATTgtggttactatgagttctggTTCGAGTCCTGCAAATGATTATTGTGATTACTATGAGTTTCGATTggagtccggcatctgattatgaaTTCTATATAACTGACCTCTCGTTATTACCCATTAGTGTCGGTTCAAGTCCGGTGCACATCTGAAAGACTATTATGATTTATGGGAATCAGTGCAattatagattatttatgtttattttcactACTTGTGTGTCACACCGACTTATGGGGATACGGATGGGTTAATTAccttcttcagtgtgcctagcgggcttatggggcCCCAGTTAGGTTATGTAGTGTGCCTAACGGGCTTATGaggcccagttaggttatgtttgatttatctattattattgtattatttatttttcggtaTCGCATAAGTTTATTCCTTTACAGTCATTGCGTAGCTTGGTAGTTCTTTACCTTTCCATCCCTATCTACTAATGACTCAGATTACGCCCTCAcattgtagttataccttttctgtaTTAAACTCAGTCGACCGacgatacctactgagtacccgtgatttttggtactcatactacacttctgcatcttttcctGATGCAGATCCAGGTACTAGCAGTCGACGCTGACGTGACTCCTACCTTCCAGTACCGATTCAGAGCAGAGCTTGCTGTCGTCCGAGGCTGATCATCCTCTATGTATTATAGTTAGTTTTTTGCACTCGAGACTACCTGTGTATATTTTGtacattctttttcatttttttctagtaCTTTGGGTATATGTTAGTAGTGGCTCCAGTACTGACCGtatcaggtcttgggagggattcatttGTATAGTTGGTTCCTTTTCCTCCTTTCGTTTTGGTATAATATATATGCTCCCTTctaaattttcaattattattgttattattattaaaggTAATCTTTCATTTGGCCTCTGCCTGTTAGCCCATTATCTATCATTCCGGACTATgacttggcttgcctactggtgggttaaagtagatgtcatcatgacttgagaaattgggtcgtgacacaacCCCCAAAATTTTTATTAACCTTAAAAAGGCAAGTATGGTACTGCCATCCTATTCAAAATTACAACCCAACCCTTTGGGGTCATTGTTGATTTTCATTAAGATCCATATCTTGGTAAAAGAGTTGCAATTTCCAAGCATTCACATCAGCTTCGTATACATTATGTACTACCAGACGAGGACAATTTTTTGCTATAAAACGTGTATATACTCAAACCACAAAAGGATGATTTTAGAAATTAATTTATCATCTGTACTTTACTCTCTTACCAGGAAATTAAAATATGACGAGATGAATGTAATAACTAAGCATTATGAAGGCATTTGGTGCTAGATATTTCGTTTTAgttttctagttctattattagaAATTGAACCAATAGCAGCTTGTAAGTAAATATTTGCATGTCtagttttaaaaagaaatattttggtAATGCatatctagtttttttttttttttttaaaaaacccaGTAGTTTGTAAGTAAATATTTTGGGTAATGCGTATctaatttgaaaaagaaatagcCTAGTACATACGACATAcaagttaaataaataaaaatgaatccATAACCTTAATTGAAACATATCCAACCAAAAATAAGATTTATTTGCAATCCTATAAAAACAAATCTTTTTCCAAGTTTAGTATAGTCATTATCCACAACCACCGACATGTTCCAAATAGTACAATTTTCCCCAGATGAATTTTCAACCATTTCCTCCAACTCTTTCACATCCAGCTAGCTTTGCTTGTCACAATTTTGGAATCTTATGGTTAATTTAGGAGGTTACAATTGCCAACCGTAAACGATCATGTCAGTTGTTCAATTAGACGAATTAAATGCAGGAATAACTTGAAATATCAGTGATGTTGAAGAATATCTATGACATCTAGTGGTCAGATGTCTACGATTATTATATCTTTGAAAGCTCAGACCGAGAGAATAAATGAGCTTGCTCAACCATATGATATGAATTGAATGCAGGAATAACTCGAAATATGGGAGATGTTAGAAGCATATCTACAATATCAAATAGTCAGATGCCTACAATTGATATATCTTTGAAAGCTCATATCGAAAAAATAAATGAGTTTGCTCAACCATATGAATGAGCTTGCTCAACCATAATCAAGTGCAGGAATCGCTCGAAATGTAGGTGATGTTAGAAGAATATCTACAAAATCTAATGATCAAATGCCTGCGGTTGCGCTATACTTTTAAAAGCTCAGACCGATAAAATAAATGAGCTTTCTCAACCATGTAAATTAAATATAGGAATAACCCAAAATGTTGGTGATGTTAAGAGTACTACTACTTACATCATCAAATGGTTCGATATCTACGATTGGTATCTTTCTTGAAAGCTCATATTGAGGTGGTAAACGAACGAACTTGATCAACCATATAATAAAGTAGATGTACGAAAAACTCGAGATGTTGATAATGTTAGAAAACTATCTACAACATCTAATAATTAGATGCGCCTACAATCAATATATCCTTGAAAGCTCAGACGGAGAAAACAAATCATCTCCTCAAACACGGCTTCAGTGCAATCATAAAAACGAACATAATTTTGAGGATATCAGTGGATATCAGTGAAACGGTTCACAAGATCAGTAATAATATAAACACGTACTTCCATTTATGTACTCTTTCAATATCCACAGAACAAAAGAACATGGAAAAGAAATACAACACTCGAAACTTGTAGTAGAACTGAAACTGCCTGCTCCCCTATTCCACAGACAATCTCTAATCTTTTGTAATCTAAGAAAATTCAAAGCACTCTGTAAGGCTAGTAGTAGTATAATTTGCTTTAGGATTTCTATATATCCCAAAGTCaaatcagaaagaaaaaaaaaaacaatttgaaAGCAGTATTCTAAGCGGCAGATGGAGCAGTTATGTAGTGCAGAACATCAGGCTCTGATATCGCTGTCATTAATTTGTTAGCTTCAACTTGGTCATCAACAACAGGAGTCACGTTGGCATTCTTGTAATCTAGTGTTATGTCATTGTAAATATCCCACCATTTTTTGATTAGCATCTTAATGTCTTCTCTGTCCATGTTCTCTTCTTTGCCAGTGTACCTCCATGGTTTTGACCCCGCTGCACAGTAGTGAACAACTTTTACCTTGTCAAGATCAACATTCTCAGGGTGACGCCACAACATAGCTAATACTAAGTTGTAATTGTTTGGAATTGGCTTGTATACATCTCTGAAATACATGTTCAAGAAATCCTGCAAAATTATCCAATGACAAATGAAAGTTAAAGGGGTTTTACTCTTTCAGTCATTTTagcaaagtaaaataaataaataaataaaagtttaaaaaaattgttaCCTGCTCAGCAAATGGGGTAGGAGGGGTAACTTTGAGGGTCTTCAAGAGATCATCATAAGTGGAGAGACTTGGCTCATAGACAAACATGCCAGCATTGAAATAGAGTGATGGCTTAGGGCCCAAGTCTTGAGTCCACTGGACCTTATCTGGGCACTGTTGGCAGTATCCAACCTTGTATTGTGGAGTGTGACTccatgttttctcacagaaacaATCCATCACCGCATAGAAATAACCATCTGGCAAGTCAAAAAGGTGGTCTATGTTATCAAACACCTGGATATCTCCATCCAAGTATATCATCTTGCTATACTCCACAAACTGCACacatccaagaaaaaaaaaacatttagcACCAAATTAAAACATTATCGATCacataaataaattgaaacagaaaGAACAAAAGCGTACGTACCTCCCATATACGGAGTTTGGAATAGTTGATGACATAATAAGCCATAGCAAATTGAGTTTGGTTCTCCGGGGGATAAACTGGCTCGATCTCTCGAACAATACAACCTTGGTTGATGAGTATACGTCGATGTTCCTCAGGGACGTCAGGCAAACAAGCCACAACAAGTGGGTAAGCAGATTTTGCCTTACGCAATCCCTTAACCAAGCCAACTACACCTTGCCAGTAATCACCGTTTCCAGCTAAAAACGTCACATAGGCACGGCTAGACAAACTTTTTGTCTTGGCCAAACCAGTTGCCTTATTTGCAAGACCAAAAACATTAGGTGCCATTACTGTCACTTAGGAATGAGTCTTCTTTGAGTGATTTTAAGATGAGAAAAAACAAGCTAGCTAGCGCTTTGGAagttttaaagaaaagattgttTCTATGTGTGTTAAGTAGAGAAATTTCTGATGtttgttgatgaattttgagtgttATGGAGGTTGTTTATATAGGCGTTGGATGGAATAAAAAATGTGGAAAAAAAATAAACTGTAACGATGCCATATTGCATGCAGGTGTCTTCTACGATGTCGTTTGGTTTCGTTATCTGTTGAAGCTTCTTTGAAGTAGTACATTTGGGCCCCTGAAATCTAGAAAATTATATTTACACCACAGAGATCAAACTGTACGTGTAACGTTAGGTGAGATCAAACggttcaaatttttttttgttgttttctaattgaaaaaaataaataaaaagaaactcaACAAATAGTGACTATTACTTTGTTGCTCTAGAGAAATCTCTCGCTAAAACTTGCGGTGGTTTGAGTAATTAAATAATGTTTCTTTTTCTACAGTAATTAATTAAACGGAAAAGGATCTAATATACCCTTTTTGAAAATGGTACACAAATATCCTCATTTTATCTTTAAGCTCAAAAATACCTTTAATATATTAGAAATGGCTCAAAATGTCCTTCTTCCTCTATTGATTCAAAAATACCCTTTCATCCACatatttggatcaaaaatacccttaacattaaatttaagtccaaaaatgtCTCCTTTAACAAATTCtgatgtgaaatataattttatttaaattaaatacatgacattatttttattggtcCACATGTAATTAGACTCAAATTCATTCACAATTTAATGGTcctcttttcactaatttttttagttatatataaaaatttaaaaagaattaattaatgtttaagtgcaaaattagaaaagaattccttaaataggataattagcaAAGGAAAAATACTCTCGTAGTTAATGATTATCTATGTGTGCTCAAATATTAGAGAacatattttaggtaaaattttgaagacttttagttctttttaggttttgaactttttatataaaaaaaacttgaaagtaatttaagtctttatttaatttaggtaagaatacataatattttacacTTCTGTCCTTCTCCAAcatgaaaccataaaaataataaaatcatttacaatagataaaatcatttaatctttttccttatatatatattaaaatgtaattaaaaaaaacacccctacgtgaaataaaaaaaaataataattttttttttttaaaaaaaacattctCCCTTAGAAAgctttacaatagataaaatcatttaatctttttcctttaatttttattttattaaataaatatatagaatggaattaagagtcctaaaatatataaatatgaaacccgaaacatataggaaaattaagagtcctaaaatatatggaaggaaatTAAGAGTcctgaaatagaaaaaatatatttcttgaaaatataaaaattaccataaatattGCTATTATGATGTACCATAAATTACTTGATAACTTGGTACCaacctaaaactaaaaaattaataattaaaaaaaaaaaaaaaccaccccTGACGTAAAACCCacaaaaactatataataataaaaaattataattaaaaaaacccagaaataatataataataaaaagttgtaattaaaaaaacctcaaaataatataataataaaataaattgtaactaaaaaaaGCCCACCACTACgtgaaatcaaaaaaataatatactaattaatGCATATNNNNNNNNNNNNNNNNNNNNNNNNNNNNNNNNNNNNNNNNNNNNNNNNNNNNNNNNNNNNNNNNNNNNNNNNNNNNNNNNNNNNNNNNNNNNNNNNNNNNNNNNNNNNNNNNNNNNNNNNNNNNNNNNNNNNNNNNNNNNNNNNNNNNNNNNNNNNNNNNNNNNNNNNNNNNNNNNNNNNNNNNNNNNNNNNNNNNNNNNNNNNNNNNNNNNNNNNNNNNNNNNNNNNNNNNNNNNNNNNNNNNNNNNNNNNNNNNNNNNNNNNNNNNNNNNNNNNNNNNNNNNNNNNNNNNNNNNNNNNNNNNNNNNNNNNNNNNNNNNNNNNNNNNNNNNNNNNNNNNNNNNNNNNNNNNNNNNNNNNNNNNNNNNNNNNNNNNNNNNNNNNNNNNNNNNNNNNNNNNNNNNNNNNNNNNNNNNNNNNNNNNNNNNNNNNNNNNNNNNNNNNNNNNNNNNNNNNNNNNNNNNNNNNNNNNNNNNNNNNNNNNNNNNNNNNNNNNNNNNNNNNNNNNNNNNNNNNNNNNNNNNNNNNNNNNNNNNNNNNNNNNNNNNNNNNNNNNNNNNNNNNNNNNNNNNNNNNNNNNNNNNNNNNNNNNNNNNNNNNNNNNNNNNNNNNNNNNNNNNNNNNNNNNNNNNNNNNNNNNNNNNNNNNNNNNNNNNNNNNNNNNNNNNNNNNNNNNNNNNNNNNNNNNNNNNNNNNNNNNNNNNNNNNNNNNNNNNNNNNNNNNNNNNNNNNNNNNNNNNNNNNNNNNNNNNNNNNNNNNNNNNNNNNNNNNNNNNNNNNNNNNNNNNNNNNNNNNNNNNNNNNNNNNNNNNNNNNNNNNNNNNNNNNNNNNNNNNNNNNNNNNNNNNNNNNNNNNNNNNNNNNNNNNNNNNNNNNNNNNNNNNNNNNNNNNNNNNNNNNNNNNNNNNNNNNNNNNNNNNNNNNNNNNNNNNNNNNNNNNNNNNNNNNNNNNNNNNNNNNNNNNNNNNNNNNNNNNNNNNNNNNNNNNNNNNNNNNNNNNNNNNNNNNNNNNNNNNNNNNNNNNNNNNNNNNNNNNNNNNNNNNNNNNNNNNNNNNNNNNNNNNNNNNNNNNNNNNNNNNNNNNNNNNNNNNNNNNNNNNNNNNNNNNNNNNNNNNNNNNNNNNNNNNNNNNNNNNNNNNNNNNNNNNNNNNNNNNNNNNNNNNNNNNNNNNNNNNNNNNNNNNNNNNNNNNNNNNNNNNNNNNNNNNNNNNNNNNNNNNNNNNNNNNNNNNNNNNNNNNNNNNNNNNNNNNNNNNNNNNNNNNNNNNNNNNNNNNNNNNNNNNNNNNNNNNNNNNNNNNNNNNNNNNNNNNNNNNNNNNNNNNNNNNNNNNNNNNNNNNNNNNNNNNNNNNNNNNNNNNNNNNNNNNNNNNNNNNNNNNNNNNNNNNNNNNNNNNNNNNNNNNNNNNNNNNNNNNNNNNNNNNNNNNNNNNNNNNNNNNNNNNNNNNNNNNNNNNNNNNNNNNNNNNNNNNNNNNNNNNNNNNNNNNNNNNNNNNNNNNNNNNNNNNNNNNNNNNNNNNNNNNNNNNNNNNNNNNNNNNNNNNNNNNNNNNNNNNNNNNNNNNNNNNNNNNNNNNNNNNNNNNNNNNNNNNNNNNNNNNNNNNNNNNNNNNNNNNNNNNNNNNNNNNNNNNNNNNNNNNNNNNNNNNNNNNNNNNNNNNNNNNNNNNNNNNNNNNNNNNNNNNNNNNNNNNNNNNNNNNNNNNNNNNNNNNNNNNNNNNNNNNNNNNNNNNNNNNNNNNNNNNNNNNNNNNNNNNNNNNNNNNNNNNNNNNNNNNNNNNNNNNNNNNNNNNNNNNNNNNNNNNNNNNNNNNNNNNNNNNNNNNNNNNNNNNNNNNNNNNNNNNNNNNNNNNNNNNNNNNNNNNNNNNNNNNNNNNNNNNNNNNNNNNNNNNNNNNNNNNNNNNNNNNNNNNNNNNNNNNNNNNNNNNNNNNNNNNNNNNNNNNNNNNNNNNNNNNNNNNNNNNNNNNNNNNNNNNNNNNNNNNNNNNNNNNNNNNNNNNNNNNNNNNNNNNNNNNNNNNNNNNNNNNNNNNNNNNNNNNNNNNNNNNNNNNNNNNNNNNNNNNNNNNNNNNNNNNNNNNNNNNNNNNNNNNNNNNNNNNNNNNNNNNNNNNNNNNNNNNNNNNNNNNNNNNNNNNNNNNNNNNNNNNNNNNNNNNNNNNNNNNNNNNNNNNNNNNNNNNNNNNNNNNNNNNNNNNNNNNNNNNNNNNNNNNNNNNNNNNNNNNNNNNNNNNNNNNNNNNNNNNNNNNNNNNNNNNNNNNNNNNNNNNNNNNNNNNNNNNNNNNNNNNNNNNNNNNNNNNNNNNNNNNNNNNNNNNNNNNNNNNNNNNNNNNNNNNNNNNNNNNNNNNNNNNNNNNNNNNNNNNNNNNNNNNNNNNNNNNNNNNNNNNNNNNNNNNNNNNNNNNNNNNNNNNNNNNNNNNNNNNNNNNNNNNNNNNNNNNNNNNNNNNNNNNNNNNNNNNNNNNNNNNNNNNNNNNNNNNNNNNNNNNNNNNNNNNNNNNNNNNNNNNNNNNNNNNNNNNNNNNNNNNNNNNNNNNNNNNNNNNNNNNNNNNNNNNNNNNNNNNNNNNNNNNNNNNNNNNNNNNNNNNNNNNNNNNNNNNNNNNNNNNNNNNNNNNNNNNNNNNNNNNNNNNNNNNNNNNNNNNNNNNNNNNNNNNNNNNNNNNNNNNNNNNNNNNNNNNNNNNNNNNNNNNNNNNNNNNNNNNNNNNNNNNNNNNNNNNNNNNNNNNNNNNNNNNNNNNNNNNNNNNNNNNNNNNNNNNNNNNNNNNNNNNNNNNNNNNNNNNNNNNNNNNNNNNNNNNNNNNNNNNNNNNNNNNNNNNNNNNNNNNNNNNNNNNNNNNNNNNNNNNNNNNNNNNNNNNNNNNNNNNNNNNNNNNNNNNNNNNNNNNNNNNNNNNNNNNNNNNNNNNNNNNNNNNNNNNNNNNNNNNNNNNNNNNNNNNNNNNNNNNNNNNNNNNNNNNNNNNNNNNNNNNNNNNNNNNNNNNNNNNNNNNNNNNNNNNAgtgcaaaattagaaaagaattccttaaataggataattagcaAAGGGAAAAATACTCTCGTAGTTAATGATTATCTATGTGTGCTCAAATATTAGAGAacatattttaggtaaaattttaaagacttttagttctttttaggttttaaactttttatataaaaaaaacttgaaagtaatttaagtctttaattaatttaggtaagaatacataatattttactcTTCTGTCCTTCTCCAAcatgaaaccataaaaatagtaaaatcatttacaatagataaaatcatttaatctttttccttatatatattaaaatgtaattaaaaaaaacacccctacgtgaaataaaaaaataataataatttttttttaaaaaaaaacattctcccttagaagactttacaatagataaaatcatttaatctttttcctttaatttttattttattaaataaatatatagaatggaattaagagtcctaaaatatataaatatgaaatccGAACCATATAggaaaattaagagtcctaaaatatatggaaggaaatTAAGAGttctgaaatagaaaaaatatatttcttgaaaatataaaaattaccataaatattGCTATTATGATGTACCATAAATTACTTGATAACTTGGTACCaacctaaaactaaaaaattaataattaaaaaaaaa comes from Capsicum annuum cultivar UCD-10X-F1 chromosome 2, UCD10Xv1.1, whole genome shotgun sequence and encodes:
- the LOC107859925 gene encoding galactinol synthase 2, with the translated sequence MAPNVFGLANKATGLAKTKSLSSRAYVTFLAGNGDYWQGVVGLVKGLRKAKSAYPLVVACLPDVPEEHRRILINQGCIVREIEPVYPPENQTQFAMAYYVINYSKLRIWEFVEYSKMIYLDGDIQVFDNIDHLFDLPDGYFYAVMDCFCEKTWSHTPQYKVGYCQQCPDKVQWTQDLGPKPSLYFNAGMFVYEPSLSTYDDLLKTLKVTPPTPFAEQDFLNMYFRDVYKPIPNNYNLVLAMLWRHPENVDLDKVKVVHYCAAGSKPWRYTGKEENMDREDIKMLIKKWWDIYNDITLDYKNANVTPVVDDQVEANKLMTAISEPDVLHYITAPSAA